Proteins encoded in a region of the Capra hircus breed San Clemente chromosome 3, ASM170441v1, whole genome shotgun sequence genome:
- the POGZ gene encoding pogo transposable element with ZNF domain isoform X1, producing MADTDLFMECEEEELEPWQKISDVIEDSVVEDYNSVDKTTTVSVSQQPVSAPVPIAAHASVAGHLSTSTTVSSSGAQNSDSTKKTLVTLIANNNAGNSLVQQGGQPLILTQNPAPGLGTMVTQPVLRPVQVMQNANHVTSSPVASQPIFITTQGFPVRNVRPVQNAMNQVGIVLNVQQGQTVRPITLVPAPGTQFVKPTVGVPQVFSQMTPVRPGSTMPVRPTTNTFTTVIPATLTIRSTVPQSQSQSTKSTPSTSTTPTATQPTSLGHLAVQPPGQSSQTQNPKLAPSFPSPPAVSIASFVTVKRPGVTGENSNEVAKLVNTLNTIPSLGQSPGPVVVSNNSSAHGSQRTSGPESSMKVTSPIPVFDLQDGGRKICPQCNAHFRVTEALRGHMCYCCPEMVEYQKKGKSLDSEPSVPSAAKPPSPEKTAPVASTPSSTPIPALSPPTKVPEPNENVGDAVQTKLIMLVDDFYYGRDGGTVAQLTNFPKVATSFRCPHCTKRLKNNIRFMNHMKHHVELDQQNGEVDGHTICQHCYRQFSTPFQLQCHLENVHSPYESTTKCKICEWAFESEPLFLQHMKDTHKPGEMPYVCQVCQYRSSLYSEVDVHFRMIHEDTRHLLCPYCLKVFKNGSAFQQHYMRHQKRNVYHCNKCRLQFLFAKDKIEHKLQHHKTFRKPKQLEGLKPGTKVTIRASRGQPRAAPVPSSDGPPGSLQEAAPLASSADPLPVFLYPPVQRNVQKRAVRKMSVMGRQTCLECSFEIPDFPNHFPTYVHCSLCRYSTCCSRAYANHMINNHVPRKSPKYLALFKNSVSGSKLACTSCAFVTSVGDAMAKHLVFNPSHRSSSILPRGLTWISHSRHGQTRDRAHDRNLKNLYPPPSFSSSKAATVKSAGVTPAEPEELPAPVAQALPSPASTATPPPTPTHLQTLALPPLAAEEAECLNVDDQDEGSPVTQEPEPASGGGSSSGIGKKEQLSVKKLRVVLFALCCNTEQAAEHFRNPQRRIRRWLRRFQASQGESLEGKYLSLEAEEKLAEWVLTQREQQLPVNEETLFQKATKIGRSLEGGFKISYEWAVRFMLRHHLTPHARRAVAHTLPKDVAENAGLFIEFVQRQIHNQDLSLSMIVAIDEVSLFLDTEVLSSEDRKENALQTVGTGEPWCDVVLAILADGTVLPTLVFYRGQMDQPANVPDSILLEAKESGYSDDEIMELWSTRVWRKHTACQRSKGMLVMDCHRTHLSEEVLAMLSASSTLPAVVPAGCSSKIQPLDVCIKRTVKNFLHKKWKEQAREMGDTACDSDVLLQLVLVWLAEVLGVIGDCPELVQRSFLVASVLPGPDGNMNSPTRNADMQEELIASLEEQLKLSGEQSEEPSASTPRPRSSPEETIEPESLHQLFEGESETESFYGFEEADLDLMEI from the exons CTGGCAATTCTTTGGTCCAACAAGGTGGACAGCCGCTCATCCTAACCCAGAATCCAGCCCCAGGTCTTGGTACAATGGTTACTCAACCAGTATTGAGGCCTGTGCAGGTCATGCAGAATGCCAACCATGTGACTAGTTCCCCGGTAGCCTCACAGCCAATATTTATCACTACACAG GGATTTCCTGTAAGAAATGTCCGGCCTGTACAAAATGCAATGAATCAGGTTGGGATTGTGTTGAACGTACAGCAAGGCCAAACGGTTAGACCAATTACACTAGTCCCAG CCCCAGGTACCCAGTTTGTTAAGCCGACAGTTGGCGTCCCACAAGTGTTCTCTCAGATGACCCCTGTGAGGCCAGGCTCCACGATGCCTGTGCGGCCCACCACCAACACCTTCACCACCGTCATCCCAGCCACTCTGACCATTCGAAGCACCGTCCCACAGTCCCAGTCCCAGTCGACCAAGTCCACTCCCAGCACTTCCACCACGCCCACAGCTACACAGCCGACCTCACTGGGGCACCTTGCTGTCCAGCCTCCAGGCCAATCCAGCCAGACTCAGAACCCCAAACTAG ctccctccttcccctctccacCTGCAGTGAGCATTGCCAGCTTTGTCACTGTGAAGCGACCTGGTGTTACAGGTGAAAATAGCAATGAAGTGGCCAAACTGGTGAATACCCTTAACACCATCCCTTCCCTGGGCCAGAGTCCTGGGCCAGTGGTGGTATCCAACAACAGCTCCGCACATGGCTCTCAAAGAACCAGCGGGCCTGAGTCTTCAATGAAAG TGACCTCGCCCATCCCAGTGTTTGACCTCCAGGATGGTGGACGGAAGATATGTCCACAGTGTAATGCTCACTTCCGTGTTACTGAAGCTTTGAGAGGTCACATGTGT TACTGTTGCCCAGAAATGGTTGAAtaccagaagaaaggaaaatctctGGATTCAGAACCCAGTGTCCCATCAGCAGCAAAGCCCCCATCCCCTGAGAAAACAGCTCCTGTTGCTTCCACTCCCTCTTCGACACCTATTCCTGCTCTGTCACCACCTACCAAAGTACCAGAGCCAAATGAGAATGTGGGTGATGCCGTCCAGACCAAGCTCATTATGCTAGTAGACGACTTCTACTATGGCCGGGATGGTGGCACAGTAGCCCAGCTCACAAACTTCCCTAAGGTCGCCACATCTTTCCGATGCCCACATTGTACCAAAAGGCTAAAAAACAACATTCG ATTTATGAACCATATGAAACATCATGTAGAACTTGATCAGCAGAATGGTGAGGTGGATGGTCATACTATCTGCCAGCACTGTTACCGCCAGTTTTCCACTCCTTTCCAGCTCCAGTGCCACTTGGAAAATGTTCATAGTCCCTATGAATCAACTA CCAAGTGCAAGATCTGTGAGTGGGCATTTGAGAGCGAGCCACTGTTTCTCCAGCATATGAAGGACACTCATAAGCCTGGAGAGATGCCTTATGTTTGCCAG GTGTGCCAGTACCGCTCCTCACTCTACTCTGAGGTGGACGTCCACTTTCGGATGATCCATGAAGATACTCGGCACCTGCTCTGCCCTTACTGCTTGAAGGTCTTCAAAAATGGCAGTGCGTTCCAGCAGCATTACATGAGGCACCAG aagAGGAATGTTTATCACTGCAACAAATGCCGGCTACAGTTTCTCTTTGCCAAGGACAAAATCGAACACAAGCTGCAGCACCATAAAACCTTCCGTAAACCCAAGCAGCTGGAAGGCTTGAAACCAGGAACCAAG GTGACAATCCGGGCTTCCCGGGGGCAGCCACGAGCTGCTCCTGTACCCTCCAGTGATGGACCTCCTGGCAGCTTGCAGGAAGCAGCACCACTGGCCTCCTCAGCAGACCCTCTGCCCGTCTTCCTTTACCCCCCTGTGCAGCGCAACGTCCAGAAGAGAGCTGTTAGGAAAAt GAGTGTCATGGGCCGGCAGACGTGTCTGGAGTGCAGCTTTGAGATCCCAGACTTCCCCAATCATTTCCCTACTTACGTTCACTGCTCTCTGTGTCGCTATAGTACCTGCTGTTCTCGAGCTTACGCCAACCACATGATCAA CAATCATGTTCCACGGAAGAGCCCCAAGTATTTGGCTTTGTTTAAAAATTCTGTGAG TGGAAGCAAGCTGGCCTGCACTTCGTGTGCCTTTGTTACCTCTGTGGGAGATGCCATGGCTAAGCATTTGGTATTCAACCCTTCTCATAGATCCAGTAGCATCCTGCCACGGG GACTCACTTGGATATCTCATTCAAG GCATGGCCAGACTCGTGACCGAGCACACGACCGGAACTTGAAAAACTTGtaccctcctccttccttctcctctagTAAAGCTGCCACTGTGAAGTCTGCTGGAGTCACCCCAGCTGAGCCTGAAGAGCTGCCAGCTCCTGTGGCCCAGGCACTCCCGTCACCGGCCTCAACTGcaaccccaccacccacccccacgcATCTCCAGACTTTAGCCCTTCCACCCTTGGCTGCGGAGGAGGCCGAGTGTCTGAATGTTGATGACCAGGATGAAGGGAGCCCAGTCACCCAGGAGCCTGAGCCAGCGTCAGGGGGTGGTAGTAGCAGTGGCATTGGCAAGAAAGAGCAGCTTTCGGTGAAGAAGCTTCGAGTGGTCCTGTTTGCCCTGTGCTGCAACACGGAACAGGCAGCCGAACACTTCCGAAACCCCCAGCGACGCATCCGGCGTTGGCTTCGGCGCTTCCAGGCCTCTCAGGGGGAGAGTCTGGAGGGCAAGTATCTGAGCTTagaggcagaagagaaactggctGAGTGGGTGCTGACCCAGCGAGAGCAACAGCTACCTGTAAATGAGGAGACCTTGTTCCAGAAAGCCACCAAAATAGGACGTTCCTTGGAGGGGGGATTTAAGATCTCATACGAGTGGGCTGTGCGTTTCATGCTACGGCACCACCTGACTCCCCACGCACGGCGCGCTGTGGCCCACACTCTACCTAAGGATGTGGCGGAGAATGCAGGactcttcattgaatttgtacaACGGCAAATTCACAACCAGGACTTGTCCTTGTCCATGATTGTGGCTATTGATGAGGTTTCCTTGTTCCTCGATACGGAGGTACTGAGCAGTGAAGACCGAAAGGAGAATGCCCTGCAGACAGTGGGCACAGGGGAGCCGTGGTGTGACGTGGTGCTGGCCATTCTGGCAGATGGCACTGTCCTCCCTACCCTGGTTTTCTACCGAGGACAGATGGATCAGCCTGCTAACGTGCCAGACTCTATCTTGCTAGAGGCAAAGGAGAGTGGCTACAGTGATGATGAGATCATGGAGCTGTGGTCAACCCGAGTGTGGCGAAAACACACGGCTTGCCAGCGCAGCAAAGGCATGCTGGTGATGGACTGCCACCGCACTCACTTATCAGAAGAGGTGCTGGCCATGCTTAGTGCCTCTAGCACTTTGCCTGCGGTCGTCCCCGCAGGCTGCAGCTCCAAAATCCAGCCGTTAGATGTATGCATCAAGCGGACTGTCAAGAACTTCCTGCACAAAAAGTGGAAGGAGCAGGCTCGGGAAATGGGAGATACTGCGTGTGATTCTGATGTCCTGCTTCAGCTAGTTCTGGTCTGGCTGGCTGAGGTGCTTGGTGTTATTGGGGACTGTCCAGAGCTAGTTCAgcggtccttcctggtggctagCGTTCTGCCTGGCCCTGATGGCAACATGAACTCACCCACACGAAACGCTGACATGCAGGAGGAGCTAATTGCCTCCCTAGAGGAGCAGCTAAAGCTGAGTGGGGAACAGTCCGAGGAACCCTCAGCTTCCACTCCTCGACCCAGGTCATCTCCGGAAGAGACAATTGAGCCTGAAAGCCTTCACCAGCTCTTTGAGGGTGAAAGCGAGACCGAGTCTTTCTATGGCTTTGAAGAAGCTGACCTAGATCTGATGGAGATTTGA
- the POGZ gene encoding pogo transposable element with ZNF domain isoform X5: protein MADTDLFMECEEEELEPWQKISDVIEDSVVEDYNSVDKTTTVSVSQQPVSAPVPIAAHASVAGHLSTSTTVSSSGAQNSDSTKKTLVTLIANNNAGNSLVQQGGQPLILTQNPAPGLGTMVTQPVLRPVQVMQNANHVTSSPVASQPIFITTQGFPVRNVRPVQNAMNQVGIVLNVQQGQTVRPITLVPAPGTQFVKPTVGVPQVFSQMTPVRPGSTMPVRPTTNTFTTVIPATLTIRSTVPQSQSQSTKSTPSTSTTPTATQPTSLGHLAVQPPGQSSQTQNPKLVTSPIPVFDLQDGGRKICPQCNAHFRVTEALRGHMCYCCPEMVEYQKKGKSLDSEPSVPSAAKPPSPEKTAPVASTPSSTPIPALSPPTKVPEPNENVGDAVQTKLIMLVDDFYYGRDGGTVAQLTNFPKVATSFRCPHCTKRLKNNIRFMNHMKHHVELDQQNGEVDGHTICQHCYRQFSTPFQLQCHLENVHSPYESTTKCKICEWAFESEPLFLQHMKDTHKPGEMPYVCQVCQYRSSLYSEVDVHFRMIHEDTRHLLCPYCLKVFKNGSAFQQHYMRHQKRNVYHCNKCRLQFLFAKDKIEHKLQHHKTFRKPKQLEGLKPGTKVTIRASRGQPRAAPVPSSDGPPGSLQEAAPLASSADPLPVFLYPPVQRNVQKRAVRKMSVMGRQTCLECSFEIPDFPNHFPTYVHCSLCRYSTCCSRAYANHMINNHVPRKSPKYLALFKNSVSGSKLACTSCAFVTSVGDAMAKHLVFNPSHRSSSILPRGLTWISHSRHGQTRDRAHDRNLKNLYPPPSFSSSKAATVKSAGVTPAEPEELPAPVAQALPSPASTATPPPTPTHLQTLALPPLAAEEAECLNVDDQDEGSPVTQEPEPASGGGSSSGIGKKEQLSVKKLRVVLFALCCNTEQAAEHFRNPQRRIRRWLRRFQASQGESLEGKYLSLEAEEKLAEWVLTQREQQLPVNEETLFQKATKIGRSLEGGFKISYEWAVRFMLRHHLTPHARRAVAHTLPKDVAENAGLFIEFVQRQIHNQDLSLSMIVAIDEVSLFLDTEVLSSEDRKENALQTVGTGEPWCDVVLAILADGTVLPTLVFYRGQMDQPANVPDSILLEAKESGYSDDEIMELWSTRVWRKHTACQRSKGMLVMDCHRTHLSEEVLAMLSASSTLPAVVPAGCSSKIQPLDVCIKRTVKNFLHKKWKEQAREMGDTACDSDVLLQLVLVWLAEVLGVIGDCPELVQRSFLVASVLPGPDGNMNSPTRNADMQEELIASLEEQLKLSGEQSEEPSASTPRPRSSPEETIEPESLHQLFEGESETESFYGFEEADLDLMEI from the exons CTGGCAATTCTTTGGTCCAACAAGGTGGACAGCCGCTCATCCTAACCCAGAATCCAGCCCCAGGTCTTGGTACAATGGTTACTCAACCAGTATTGAGGCCTGTGCAGGTCATGCAGAATGCCAACCATGTGACTAGTTCCCCGGTAGCCTCACAGCCAATATTTATCACTACACAG GGATTTCCTGTAAGAAATGTCCGGCCTGTACAAAATGCAATGAATCAGGTTGGGATTGTGTTGAACGTACAGCAAGGCCAAACGGTTAGACCAATTACACTAGTCCCAG CCCCAGGTACCCAGTTTGTTAAGCCGACAGTTGGCGTCCCACAAGTGTTCTCTCAGATGACCCCTGTGAGGCCAGGCTCCACGATGCCTGTGCGGCCCACCACCAACACCTTCACCACCGTCATCCCAGCCACTCTGACCATTCGAAGCACCGTCCCACAGTCCCAGTCCCAGTCGACCAAGTCCACTCCCAGCACTTCCACCACGCCCACAGCTACACAGCCGACCTCACTGGGGCACCTTGCTGTCCAGCCTCCAGGCCAATCCAGCCAGACTCAGAACCCCAAACTAG TGACCTCGCCCATCCCAGTGTTTGACCTCCAGGATGGTGGACGGAAGATATGTCCACAGTGTAATGCTCACTTCCGTGTTACTGAAGCTTTGAGAGGTCACATGTGT TACTGTTGCCCAGAAATGGTTGAAtaccagaagaaaggaaaatctctGGATTCAGAACCCAGTGTCCCATCAGCAGCAAAGCCCCCATCCCCTGAGAAAACAGCTCCTGTTGCTTCCACTCCCTCTTCGACACCTATTCCTGCTCTGTCACCACCTACCAAAGTACCAGAGCCAAATGAGAATGTGGGTGATGCCGTCCAGACCAAGCTCATTATGCTAGTAGACGACTTCTACTATGGCCGGGATGGTGGCACAGTAGCCCAGCTCACAAACTTCCCTAAGGTCGCCACATCTTTCCGATGCCCACATTGTACCAAAAGGCTAAAAAACAACATTCG ATTTATGAACCATATGAAACATCATGTAGAACTTGATCAGCAGAATGGTGAGGTGGATGGTCATACTATCTGCCAGCACTGTTACCGCCAGTTTTCCACTCCTTTCCAGCTCCAGTGCCACTTGGAAAATGTTCATAGTCCCTATGAATCAACTA CCAAGTGCAAGATCTGTGAGTGGGCATTTGAGAGCGAGCCACTGTTTCTCCAGCATATGAAGGACACTCATAAGCCTGGAGAGATGCCTTATGTTTGCCAG GTGTGCCAGTACCGCTCCTCACTCTACTCTGAGGTGGACGTCCACTTTCGGATGATCCATGAAGATACTCGGCACCTGCTCTGCCCTTACTGCTTGAAGGTCTTCAAAAATGGCAGTGCGTTCCAGCAGCATTACATGAGGCACCAG aagAGGAATGTTTATCACTGCAACAAATGCCGGCTACAGTTTCTCTTTGCCAAGGACAAAATCGAACACAAGCTGCAGCACCATAAAACCTTCCGTAAACCCAAGCAGCTGGAAGGCTTGAAACCAGGAACCAAG GTGACAATCCGGGCTTCCCGGGGGCAGCCACGAGCTGCTCCTGTACCCTCCAGTGATGGACCTCCTGGCAGCTTGCAGGAAGCAGCACCACTGGCCTCCTCAGCAGACCCTCTGCCCGTCTTCCTTTACCCCCCTGTGCAGCGCAACGTCCAGAAGAGAGCTGTTAGGAAAAt GAGTGTCATGGGCCGGCAGACGTGTCTGGAGTGCAGCTTTGAGATCCCAGACTTCCCCAATCATTTCCCTACTTACGTTCACTGCTCTCTGTGTCGCTATAGTACCTGCTGTTCTCGAGCTTACGCCAACCACATGATCAA CAATCATGTTCCACGGAAGAGCCCCAAGTATTTGGCTTTGTTTAAAAATTCTGTGAG TGGAAGCAAGCTGGCCTGCACTTCGTGTGCCTTTGTTACCTCTGTGGGAGATGCCATGGCTAAGCATTTGGTATTCAACCCTTCTCATAGATCCAGTAGCATCCTGCCACGGG GACTCACTTGGATATCTCATTCAAG GCATGGCCAGACTCGTGACCGAGCACACGACCGGAACTTGAAAAACTTGtaccctcctccttccttctcctctagTAAAGCTGCCACTGTGAAGTCTGCTGGAGTCACCCCAGCTGAGCCTGAAGAGCTGCCAGCTCCTGTGGCCCAGGCACTCCCGTCACCGGCCTCAACTGcaaccccaccacccacccccacgcATCTCCAGACTTTAGCCCTTCCACCCTTGGCTGCGGAGGAGGCCGAGTGTCTGAATGTTGATGACCAGGATGAAGGGAGCCCAGTCACCCAGGAGCCTGAGCCAGCGTCAGGGGGTGGTAGTAGCAGTGGCATTGGCAAGAAAGAGCAGCTTTCGGTGAAGAAGCTTCGAGTGGTCCTGTTTGCCCTGTGCTGCAACACGGAACAGGCAGCCGAACACTTCCGAAACCCCCAGCGACGCATCCGGCGTTGGCTTCGGCGCTTCCAGGCCTCTCAGGGGGAGAGTCTGGAGGGCAAGTATCTGAGCTTagaggcagaagagaaactggctGAGTGGGTGCTGACCCAGCGAGAGCAACAGCTACCTGTAAATGAGGAGACCTTGTTCCAGAAAGCCACCAAAATAGGACGTTCCTTGGAGGGGGGATTTAAGATCTCATACGAGTGGGCTGTGCGTTTCATGCTACGGCACCACCTGACTCCCCACGCACGGCGCGCTGTGGCCCACACTCTACCTAAGGATGTGGCGGAGAATGCAGGactcttcattgaatttgtacaACGGCAAATTCACAACCAGGACTTGTCCTTGTCCATGATTGTGGCTATTGATGAGGTTTCCTTGTTCCTCGATACGGAGGTACTGAGCAGTGAAGACCGAAAGGAGAATGCCCTGCAGACAGTGGGCACAGGGGAGCCGTGGTGTGACGTGGTGCTGGCCATTCTGGCAGATGGCACTGTCCTCCCTACCCTGGTTTTCTACCGAGGACAGATGGATCAGCCTGCTAACGTGCCAGACTCTATCTTGCTAGAGGCAAAGGAGAGTGGCTACAGTGATGATGAGATCATGGAGCTGTGGTCAACCCGAGTGTGGCGAAAACACACGGCTTGCCAGCGCAGCAAAGGCATGCTGGTGATGGACTGCCACCGCACTCACTTATCAGAAGAGGTGCTGGCCATGCTTAGTGCCTCTAGCACTTTGCCTGCGGTCGTCCCCGCAGGCTGCAGCTCCAAAATCCAGCCGTTAGATGTATGCATCAAGCGGACTGTCAAGAACTTCCTGCACAAAAAGTGGAAGGAGCAGGCTCGGGAAATGGGAGATACTGCGTGTGATTCTGATGTCCTGCTTCAGCTAGTTCTGGTCTGGCTGGCTGAGGTGCTTGGTGTTATTGGGGACTGTCCAGAGCTAGTTCAgcggtccttcctggtggctagCGTTCTGCCTGGCCCTGATGGCAACATGAACTCACCCACACGAAACGCTGACATGCAGGAGGAGCTAATTGCCTCCCTAGAGGAGCAGCTAAAGCTGAGTGGGGAACAGTCCGAGGAACCCTCAGCTTCCACTCCTCGACCCAGGTCATCTCCGGAAGAGACAATTGAGCCTGAAAGCCTTCACCAGCTCTTTGAGGGTGAAAGCGAGACCGAGTCTTTCTATGGCTTTGAAGAAGCTGACCTAGATCTGATGGAGATTTGA